One Streptomyces formicae genomic window, CTCCCTGGTGGTCATCCCGCTGTTCATCCTGCCCGGCCGGATCGTCGGCCAGCGGCTCCAGCGCATCATGCGCGAGCACATGCAGGTCAACGCCGAGGTCGGCTCGTTCATGAACGAGCGGTTTAACGTCACGGGCGCGCTGCTCGCCAAGCTCTACGGCCGGCCCGCCTCCGAGACGGGCCTGTTCTCCCGCCTCGCCGCCAAGGGACGCGACCTGGGGATCCTGACCTCCGTCTACGGCAGGATGCTCTTCCTGACGATGACGCTGGTCGGCTCCCTTGCCACGGCCCTCGTGTACGGCCTGGGCGGCAGCCTCGTCATCGACGGCACCTTCCAGATCGGCACGCTCGTGGCGCTCGCCGTGCTCCTCACCCGGCTCATGGCGCCGATCAACCAGCTCTCGGGCGCCCACACCAGCCTGGTGACCGCCCTCGTCAGCTTCGACCGGCTCTTCGAGGTCCTCGACCTCAAGCCGCTGATCTCCGAGAAGCCGAACGCCGTGCCGCTTCCCTCGTCCGCCGAGGGCGGCACGACGGCACCCGAGATCCAGTTCGACGGGGTCTCCTTCCGCTACCCGAAGGCGTCCGACGTCTCCCTCGCCTCCCTGGAGTCGATCGCGCTGCCCTCGCAGGAACGCACCACGAACGCCTGGACGCTGCGCGACCTGAGCTTCACGGCGCCCGCGGGCAAGCTCACCGCCCTCGTCGGCCCTTCGGGCGCGGGCAAGACGACCATCACCCACCTGGTGCCGAGGCTCTACGACCCGGTCGAGGGCATCATCCGCATCGGCGGACACGACATCCGCGACGTGACGCTGAAGTCGCTCAACGACACCGTCGGCATGGTCACCCAGGACGCGCACCTCTTCCACGCGACCATCCGCGACAACCTCACCTACGCACGGCCCGACGCGAGCGAACAGGAGCTCATCGACGCGTGCAGGGCCGCGCAGATCTGGCACCTCATCGAGGCGCTGCCGGACGGCTTCGACACGGTCGTCGGCGATCGCGGGTACCGCCTGTCCGGCGGTGAGAAGCAGCGCATCGCCATGGCCAGGCTGCTCCTGAAGGCGCCGCCGATCGTCGTACTCGACGAGGCCACCGCCCACCTCGACTCGGAGTCCGAGGCGGCCCTGCAACGCGCCCTCAAGACCGCGCTGCGCGGCCGGACCTCCCTGGTGATCGCCCACCGGCTCTCCACCATCAGGGACGCCGACCAGATCCTGGTCGTCGACAAGGGCCGGGTCCAGGAGCGCGGCACCCACGACGAACTGCTCGCGCTCGACGGGCTCTACGCGGAGCTGTACCGCACGCAGTTCGCCCGCCAGGGCTCGGCCAACGGCGTCGAACCGCGCCCGGAACCGGTGCCCGAACCGGTCGGCGGACCCATGCTGCACGGCGGTCCCGACGGGCCCATGCCGGGCGGCCCCGGCGGCCCCGGACTCTTCCTGCTGCCGCTGGGCGAGGGCCCGGGACCCGACGGAGGACCGGGACCAGGTCCTGGCCCGGGCGGTCCAGGACCGCGGATCATCGGCGGACCGCCCCCGCCGCGGCAGGACTGACCCGGCGGCAGGCATGACCTTGCGGCAGGACTGACCCGCACGCATACGGAAGCGCGGCATCCGCACCGTCGTTCGCGGCGGCGCGGATGCCGCGCCGCCGTGCGGGGTACCTTGCTGCTGTATGTGCTCCGCACACGGCCGCGGCGGGCTGTGACCGGTACGTGACCTCGGCCCGGGCATCCTGGTCAGCCAAGATCCGTGCCGTCGCCCGCTCAGCTCGGTCGCAACGCGCGCTTAGGTGGGGGTGAGCGGTGAGGGTGCTGGTGGTCGAGGACCATGCCGAACTGGCCGAATCGGTGGCCAGGGTGCTGCGCAGGGAGGGGATGGCGGTCGACGTCGTCCACGACGGCGAGGACGCCCTGGAACGCACCTCGGTGGTGGACTACGACGTGGTCGTGCTCGACCGGGACCTGCCGGGCATCCACGGCGACGAGGTCTGCGGCGCCCTGGTCGAGGAACCCGCGCGTACCCGCGTGCTGATGCTGACGGCGTCGGGCACCATCGCCGACCGGGTGGAGGGCCTCACGCTCGGCGCGGACGACTACCTCCCCAAGCCCTTCGCCTACGCCGAACTGGTCGCCCGCATCAGGGCGGTGGCCCGGCGCTCGGCGACGGCGGTCCCGCCGGTCCTGGTCCACGACGACCTGCGCCTCGACCCCGCGCAGCGCATCGCGACGCGCTCCGGGGAACGACTCGCGCTCACCCCCAAGGAGTTCGCGGTACTGGAGTACCTGCTCGCGGCCCAGGGACGCGTCGTGTCGGCCGAGGAACTCCTGGAGCGGGTGTGGGACGAGGCGGCCGACCCGTTCACCACCACCGTCAAGGCCACGATCAACCGCCTGCGCTCAAAACTCGGCGCACCGCCCCTGGTCGAGACCGTGCCGCGCGGCGGGTACCGGATCTGAAGATGACCGGAACCGGATCTGAAGATGTGATGTGAGATGCCGATACGTCTGCCAGGCTCACCCCGCTTCGCCCGGTCGCGCGCCGTGCTCGTGTCCCGGCTGCTGCCCCGCAGGGTCCGGATGCGGCTCACCCTGCTGTACGGACTGATGTTCGTCCTGTCGGGCGCGGTCCTGCTCACCATCACCTATCTGCTGGCCAACAGGCCCAACGGCTTCTTCCTGTTCAGCCGGGGCAACGTCGGCGGGAACGCCGCACTGCCCGCGGACGGCGGCATCCACCTGTACCCGGACAGCATGGCGCCCAGCGCGGTGGGCGCCTTCGCCGAGGCGCAGCGGCAGCAGGCCGTACGCCAGCACGCGGCCGAAATGCACGACCTGCTCATCGAGTCGGGCATCGCCCTGGCGATCATGTCGGTGATCGCGATCGGCCTCGGCTGGCTGATCGCGGGGCGCGTGCTGCGGCCGCTGCGCACCATGACGTCCAGCATCCAGCGGATCTCCGCGCGCAACGTCCACGAACGCCTCGCCGTCGAGGGGCCCGGCGACGAACTCAAGGACCTCGCGGACACCGTCGACGGGCTGCTCGGCCGTCTGGAGACGGCGCTCGACTCGCACAAACGGTTCGTGGCCAACGCGGCACACGAGCTGCGCACGCCGCTGACCGTGGAACACGCGCTCCTGGAGGAGTCGCTGATCGACCGTGACGCGACCGTGGACTCCTTCCGCTCCAACTTCGAGCGCCTCCTCGTCCTCAGCGAGCAGCAGGCCAGGCTCCTGGAGTCCCTCCTCACGCTCTCCAGCAGCGAACGAGGCCCGGACCCGGACCGCAGGGAGCCCCTGGACCTCGGCGAGGTGGCGGAGCAACTGGTGCTCAGCTGGCGCGCGGAGGCGCAGCGCCGAGGGCTGCGGGTCGACGCGGTGACCACGCGCGCCGACATCTGGGGCGACGGCGCGCTCGTGGAGCGCCTGGTGGCCAACCTCCTGGACAACGCCCTGGGGTACAACGTGCCCGGCGGGTGGGTGAAGGTCGCCGTCGGTGTCGAGGGCGGCAACGCCGTCGTCCGCGTCTCCAACACGGGACCGACGGTTCCGCCGGACCGGGTGGGCCGGCTCCTCGAACCCTTCCAGCGGCTCGACCGCAGCTCCGGGGACGGCCACCACGGCCTCGGCCTCTCGATCGTGCGCTCCATCGCCGTCGCGCACGGCGCGGCCCTGCGCGCGGAGGCCAGGCCGAACGGCGGCCTCGTCGTCGAGGTCGCCTTCCCGCCGCGTGAACCGTCGCACGCACGCGAATTCCGGGCGGCGGAAACCCGGTAAAGACGCGAGCGGCGAGCTCGCCGGTGGACGCTTTCCCGGACGCTCGCGCGTCATACATCGCTCGGCCTAACCTGGAATGCGCGCATGCCCGTCCAGGTGTCGTCCAGGTGTCCAAGTGCGGAAAACGCGCGGTTGGACGGGCTCGGCAGGGCCGGAGAAAAGACGGGGTCCCCGGTCATTCGTCGCCTTAACGGCGGGCAATGAGTATCGTCCTCATGCGTGTTCGTCCGAGTGGAGTCGAGGAAACAGCCGACGCGGATCGCGCGGCTAGGGGGATGTTTATGAACGGCAAGGCTGGTCGCTCTCTGCCCCTGTTCGACTCCCAGGAAGGAATCTGGCTCGCGCAGCGCGTGGCAGGCTCGCGCCGCCTTTACAGCGTCGGTCAATACGTCGAAATCCTCGGCCCGGTCGATACGAAGACATTCCGGCGAGCACTGCGGCAGGCCGTCGCCGAGACGGAAACCCTTCAGGTACATGGCGTGGAATACGACGAGCAGGGACAGGTGGTCCAGCTCGTCGGGCCTTTTCCGGAAAGGGACTTGTCCCTCGAAGGCCCCGACGAACAACACGGGGACCTCATGGACCTCATGGGCATGGACCTCATGGGCACTGTTGACCTCAGCGCCGAGAACGAGCCGAAGGAAGCGGCCGAAGCATGGATGCGGGCGGAACTCCGCATGGAGAAAGGCGCCCACGCCGACCGACCGTTCTCGTACACCCTCTTCCGGCTCGCGCCCGACCACTACGTCTGGTTCCAGCGCTACGACCACCTCCTGA contains:
- a CDS encoding response regulator transcription factor — translated: MRVLVVEDHAELAESVARVLRREGMAVDVVHDGEDALERTSVVDYDVVVLDRDLPGIHGDEVCGALVEEPARTRVLMLTASGTIADRVEGLTLGADDYLPKPFAYAELVARIRAVARRSATAVPPVLVHDDLRLDPAQRIATRSGERLALTPKEFAVLEYLLAAQGRVVSAEELLERVWDEAADPFTTTVKATINRLRSKLGAPPLVETVPRGGYRI
- a CDS encoding ABC transporter ATP-binding protein; this encodes MIGGPGPMVIRGMGPDESVTRQKIKAGTAKRILPYAKPYRVNIVLLVIVTALNAANVVAMPILFKYLIDDGISKGNTSLVVWISVAVAGLALVSAAVGFAEAWYSGRISEGLIYDLRTKIFDHVQRQPLAFFTRAQTGSLVSRLNTDVVGAQQAVTTLLSTVVSAGLTLILVLGAMFYLSWVVTLISLVVIPLFILPGRIVGQRLQRIMREHMQVNAEVGSFMNERFNVTGALLAKLYGRPASETGLFSRLAAKGRDLGILTSVYGRMLFLTMTLVGSLATALVYGLGGSLVIDGTFQIGTLVALAVLLTRLMAPINQLSGAHTSLVTALVSFDRLFEVLDLKPLISEKPNAVPLPSSAEGGTTAPEIQFDGVSFRYPKASDVSLASLESIALPSQERTTNAWTLRDLSFTAPAGKLTALVGPSGAGKTTITHLVPRLYDPVEGIIRIGGHDIRDVTLKSLNDTVGMVTQDAHLFHATIRDNLTYARPDASEQELIDACRAAQIWHLIEALPDGFDTVVGDRGYRLSGGEKQRIAMARLLLKAPPIVVLDEATAHLDSESEAALQRALKTALRGRTSLVIAHRLSTIRDADQILVVDKGRVQERGTHDELLALDGLYAELYRTQFARQGSANGVEPRPEPVPEPVGGPMLHGGPDGPMPGGPGGPGLFLLPLGEGPGPDGGPGPGPGPGGPGPRIIGGPPPPRQD
- a CDS encoding sensor histidine kinase — protein: MPIRLPGSPRFARSRAVLVSRLLPRRVRMRLTLLYGLMFVLSGAVLLTITYLLANRPNGFFLFSRGNVGGNAALPADGGIHLYPDSMAPSAVGAFAEAQRQQAVRQHAAEMHDLLIESGIALAIMSVIAIGLGWLIAGRVLRPLRTMTSSIQRISARNVHERLAVEGPGDELKDLADTVDGLLGRLETALDSHKRFVANAAHELRTPLTVEHALLEESLIDRDATVDSFRSNFERLLVLSEQQARLLESLLTLSSSERGPDPDRREPLDLGEVAEQLVLSWRAEAQRRGLRVDAVTTRADIWGDGALVERLVANLLDNALGYNVPGGWVKVAVGVEGGNAVVRVSNTGPTVPPDRVGRLLEPFQRLDRSSGDGHHGLGLSIVRSIAVAHGAALRAEARPNGGLVVEVAFPPREPSHAREFRAAETR